In one Juglans regia cultivar Chandler chromosome 11, Walnut 2.0, whole genome shotgun sequence genomic region, the following are encoded:
- the LOC108980326 gene encoding GPI ethanolamine phosphate transferase 2 isoform X3 has protein sequence MTIFLFFSVGWKMVMLGDETWLKLFPRLFMRHDGVSSFFVKDTVQVDHNVSRHLGDELSRDDWHLLILHYLGLDHVGHIGGRNSILMAPKLLEMDELVKMIHTSIIANQDNGQGRTLLAVVSDHGMTDNGNHGGSSYDETDSLALFIGLKNHASEHASYTVNTVYQVDIAPTLALIFGVPIPKNNVGVLISGTFDSFTDEQHLKALELNSWQLFRLLQAQLPGLSCENSPCESFIDDQGPRKSKCNGNLENMICCLYLNAAVLHSSWKSKNVSRSYSRADYSSIVAAYYEFLKTASEWLSRRVTDKPVNLLAFGVAAMLLSCLILSCLIFHVCKEFCFRQKKNFDLVDGMCNWNLDEAFILGVILIVIISMGSSSMVEEEQYIWHFLTSTLDLLLLRKTMQLLPVKKSFRLYEGTKKIGFQVYSIFVLIISGRTLRGWHQGGVNWTHLSDVSKWLEQAGSNNVKLVQLVSCLLIISLCFFTLSVLGSRRKFVLVVGFSFLVFGLLVLQHIMIYQENTIVQSSSTATLMVQIIFAVLGITAIGTFIVLPLVMPISISKKHSSHDSYMSTSDPIEIQNKYPLAELKDSLYVIGWTYICYWCLLQLLLQQPVNAVPILLILVQILASMIYSSYSGLHQKQWVEIAALYYLGMAGHFALGNSNTLATIDVAGAFIGMSSYSTLLSGILMFIITYASPILFLISMVMYISVKDTTHLLISQSADSGYLLKIMLALPCLVPLGVNSILLTAYTIVLLLMRNHLFVWSVFSPKYLYVCATTVCVYIGVSSVALTVIYSYLVLAFRKRMQCSSNTDAR, from the exons GTAAAAGATACTGTACAAGTAGATCATAATGTTTCTCGACATTTGGGTGATGAGTTAAGCAGAGATGACTGGCATCTTCTG ATTCTACATTATCTAGGCTTGGATCATGTCGGACATATTGGTGGGCGTAACAG CATCTTAATGGCCCCTAAACTTTTAGAGATGGACGAACTGGTGAAGATGATTCATACAAGTATTATTGCAAATCAAGATAATGGCCAAGGACGGACACTTTTG GCGGTAGTAAGTGACCATGGCATGACAGACAACGGTAATCATGGAGGTTCTTCATATGATGAGACTGACTCCCTTGCTCTTTTTATTGGCCTAAAAAATCATGCCTCTGAGCATGCTTCATACACCGTCAACACTGTTTACCAG GTTGACATCGCACCCACATTAGCTCTTATATTTGGTGTGCCAATTCCTAAAAACAATGTAGGTGTCCTTATCTCGGGAACTTTCGATTCGTTTACAG ATGAACAACATCTGAAAGCATTGGAGTTGAATTCCTGGCAGTTATTCAGATTACTCCAAGCACAGTTACCTGGTTTATCATGTGAAAATTCCCCATGCGAGAGCTTTATTGATGATCAAGGGCCTAGAAAAAGTAAGTGCAATGGGAATCTGgagaatatgatttgttgtttATACTTGAATGCCGCAGTTCTTCACAGTTCATGGAAGTCTAAGAATGTCTCCAG GTCTTATAGTAGGGCAGATTACAGTAGCATAGTTGCAGCATATTATGAGTTTCTGAAAACTGCAAGTGAATGGTTATCACGCAGAGTCACTGAT AAACCTGTTAACCTACTTGCTTTTGGAGTTGCAGCAATGCTGCTATCATGTCTGATACTGTCGTGCCTTATATTTCATGTCTGCAAAGAATTTTGCTTTAGACAGAAGAAAAACTTTGACTTAGTTGATGGTATGTGCAATTGGAATTTAGATGAGGCTTTTATTTTGGGTGTCATCTTGATTGTTATTATAAGTATGGGTTCAAGTTCTATGGTAGAGGAAGAGCAATATATTTGGCATTTTTTGACTTCCACATTGGACCTGTTATTACTCCGTAAAACGATGCAGTTACTCCCTGTGAAAAAATCGTTCAGATTGTATGAGGGAACAAAGAAAATTGGTTTCCAAGTGTATTCCATCTTTGTGCTTATTATTTCTGGAAGAACTTTGAGAGGCTGGCATCAAGGAGGCGTGAATTGGACCCATCTTTCCGATGTTTCCAAGTGGCTCGAGCAGGCTGGGAGCAATAATGTAAAACTCGTTCAGCTAGTCTCCTGCCTCCTGATCATCAGCTTGTGTTTTTTCACTCTGTCTGTACTGGGATCAAGGAGGAAATTTGTTTTGGTGGTTGGGTTTAGCTTTTTGGTGTTTGGGCTGTTGGTGTTGCAACATATCATGATATATCAGGAGAACACTATTGTGCAATCAAGTTCTACTGCTACCTTAATGGTACAAATCATCTTTGCAGTTCTGGGCATTACTGCAATTGGAACTTTCATCGTCTTGCCATTGGTTATGCCTATTAGCATATCTAAGAAACACTCAAGTCATGATAGCTACATGTCAACTTCTGATCCTATTGAAATTCAAAACAAGTATCCACTAGCGGAATTAAAAGATTCTTTATATGTGATTGGATGGACATACATTTGCTACTGGTGTCTTCTGCAGCTACTGCTCCAACAACCAGTTAATGCAGTGCCTATATTATTAATTCTAGTGCAAATTCTGGCAAGCATGATTTATTCTTCTTATAGTGGTCTACATCAGAAGCAGTGGGTTGAG ATTGCTGCATTGTACTATTTGGGAATGGCGGGCCATTTTGCCTTAGGGAACAGCAATACTTTGGCTACTATTGATGTTGCTGGAGCTTTCATT GGCATGTCAAGTTACTCGACACTACTATCTGGCATCTTGATGTTCATCATAACCTATGCGTCCCCCATCTTGTTTCTTATTAGCATGGTGATGTACATCTCAGTGAAGGACACAACCCATCTCCTAATTTCCCAGAGTGCAGATTCAGGATATCTTCTCAAGATCATGCTTGCATTGCCTTGTCTGGTTCCACTGGGCGTGAATTCCATTCTCTTGACTGCATACACCATCGTACTGCTGTTGATGAGGAATCACCTATTTGTTTGGAGCGTCTTTTCGCCAAA GTATCTCTATGTCTGCGCTACAACTGTATGCGTCTATATAGGTGTATCTTCTGTGGCTCTAACTGTGATCTATTCATATTTGGTGCTGGCCTTCCGGAAACGCATGCAGTGCTCATCTAATACTGACGCAAGATAG
- the LOC108980327 gene encoding salicylate carboxymethyltransferase-like: MDVEKVFHMNGGIGVTSYAENSSLQKRGSDMVKHLTTGTVLEIFLSTTPKSLGIADLGCSSGHNSLTIIKDIVEAVQGTSSNMLHPTPEFRVYLNDLPTNDFNSIFKALPEFYKGFEVEKNGGGPSIFIGGYAGSFYRRLFPNNCLHFVYSSYSLHWLSRVPPALYDEQNSSINKGNIYISESSPPLVSEAYFKQFQDDFNDFLCSRSQELVVGGRMVLILLGRESQDHVDRGNSFFWELLSRSFAELVSKGEVEKEKLDSYEVHFYAPSKNEIEDEVRKEGSFNVDRIEMIEIERDHDKDGRSYGTAIAMTVRAIQESMICHHFGEGILDNLFEIYGRMVDEEMAEEEIRPITFAVVLRKV; encoded by the exons AAGAGAGGATCTGATATGGTGAAGCACCTAACCACAGGAACAGTACTAGAAATTTTTCTTTCCACCACTCCAAAGAGCTTGGGGATAGCTGATTTGGGTTGCTCTTCTGGACACAATTCCTTGACCATTATCAAAGACATCGTGGAAGCTGTTCAAGGGACAAGCAGTAACATGTTGCACCCAACACCAGAGTTTCGAGTTTACCTTAATGATCTGCCAACAAATGACTTCAACTCAATATTTAAGGCCTTGCCGGAATTCTATAAGGGTTTTGAAGTAGAAAAAAATGGTGGGGGTCCTTCTATTTTCATAGGTGGCTACGCTGGCTCTTTTTATAGAAGACTTTTCCCCAACAATTGCTTGCACTTTGTCTATTCATCATACAGTTTGCACTGGCTCTCAAGG GTTCCCCCAGCCCTTTACGATGAACAAAACAGTTCCATAAACAAAGGCAACATTTACATATCTGAATCCAGCCCTCCACTGGTTTCCGAGGCATATTTTAAGCAATTTCAGGATGACTTCAATGATTTCCTTTGCTCACGGTCTCAGGAGCTAGTTGTTGGAGGACGAATGGTGCTAATCCTGCTGGGTAGGGAAAGTCAGGATCATGTGGACAGAGGCAACTCTTTCTTCTGGGAACTTCTCTCAAGGTCCTTCGCTGAATTGGTCTCAAAG ggagaagttgaaaaagagaAGCTTGATTCTTATGAGGTGCATTTCTATGCACCATCAAAGAATGAAATAGAAGATGAAGTGAGAAAGGAAGGTTCTTTTAATGTAGACCGAATTGAAATGATTGAAATAGAGAGGGATCATGACAAGGATGGTCGGAGCTATGGAACAGCAATCGCCATGACAGTAAGAGCCATCCAAGAATCAATGATTTGCCACCATTTCGGAGAAGGGATTTTGGACAATCTGTTTGAGATTTACGGAAGAATGGTGGATGAAGAAATGGCTGAAGAAGAAATCAGACCCATCACTTTTGCTGTTGTTCTAAGAAAAGTATGA